One genomic window of Leptotrichia shahii includes the following:
- the nth gene encoding endonuclease III, which yields MTKKERFKKIFPILKDKFGNPKAALEFETPYQLMVAVILSAQCTDARVNIVTKELFKVVKYPKDIREMDLETLEKYIKSTGFYRNKAKNIKLNAEMMLEKYDDKIPKELEKLVELPGVGRKTANVVLGELWNIREGIVVDTHVKRLSNRIGFVKSENPEIIEKELMKFVPKKDWFVYSHYMILHGRDKCIARSPKCNICEIRDYCKYNLDNLKK from the coding sequence ATGACAAAGAAGGAAAGATTTAAAAAGATATTTCCAATATTAAAGGACAAGTTTGGGAATCCAAAAGCAGCTTTGGAATTTGAAACGCCTTATCAGCTAATGGTAGCAGTGATTCTCTCGGCTCAATGCACTGATGCACGTGTAAATATTGTTACAAAGGAACTTTTTAAAGTTGTGAAATATCCAAAGGATATAAGGGAAATGGACTTAGAAACATTGGAAAAGTACATAAAGTCGACGGGATTTTATAGAAATAAAGCCAAAAATATAAAATTAAATGCTGAAATGATGCTGGAAAAATATGATGATAAAATTCCAAAGGAACTGGAAAAGCTAGTGGAATTGCCAGGCGTAGGTCGAAAAACTGCAAATGTCGTTCTTGGTGAACTTTGGAACATACGAGAGGGAATTGTAGTCGATACACATGTAAAAAGGCTGTCTAATCGCATTGGATTTGTAAAAAGTGAAAATCCTGAAATTATAGAGAAAGAACTTATGAAGTTTGTGCCAAAAAAGGACTGGTTTGTGTATTCGCACTATATGATTTTACACGGACGGGATAAGTGTATTGCTAGAAGTCCAAAATGTAATATATGTGAAATTCGGGATTATTGTAAATATAATCTGGATAATTTAAAAAAATAA
- a CDS encoding autotransporter outer membrane beta-barrel domain-containing protein: MYSGSIGWIATPTLDPNDGSITSLYMAKIPYTEWAGRKATPVNSLDTYNFADGLEQRYGVEALGTRERQIFSKLNGIGNNEEVLLYQAFDEMMGHQYGNLQQRINATGGLLDKEFKYLKHDWRNPSKQNNKIKVFGMRDEYNTDTAGIINYTSNAYGVAYVHEDEKVKMGNSSGWYAGAVTNRFKFKDIGKSKENQTILKAGVFKTMSPKKDYNGALQWTIGGDVFVGINDMKRRYLVVDDVFQAKSDYHSYGAALKTDLGYDVRLSERTHFRPYGALKMEYGRFNSIKEDRGEMRLEVKGNDYFSVKPEVGMEFRYVQPLAVRTNLTVGLTAAYENELGKVGDVNNKARVRYTTADWFGIRGEKEDRKGNGKFDLNVGVDNTRFGVTVNGGYDTKGKNVRAGIGFRAVY, encoded by the coding sequence GTGTACTCAGGATCAATAGGATGGATTGCAACTCCGACACTGGATCCTAATGACGGTTCAATAACAAGCCTGTACATGGCTAAGATACCGTATACAGAATGGGCAGGAAGAAAAGCGACGCCAGTCAACAGTTTGGATACATACAACTTTGCAGATGGGCTGGAGCAAAGATATGGAGTGGAAGCCTTGGGAACTAGGGAAAGACAGATATTCAGCAAATTGAATGGAATTGGAAACAACGAGGAAGTATTGCTGTACCAAGCATTTGACGAAATGATGGGACACCAGTATGGAAACCTTCAACAAAGAATCAATGCAACTGGAGGCTTGCTTGACAAGGAGTTCAAGTACCTGAAACACGACTGGAGAAATCCATCTAAGCAAAACAACAAGATTAAGGTATTCGGCATGAGGGACGAGTACAACACTGATACGGCAGGAATCATTAACTATACAAGCAACGCCTACGGTGTAGCCTATGTTCATGAAGATGAGAAAGTGAAGATGGGCAACTCAAGCGGATGGTATGCAGGAGCTGTAACAAACAGATTCAAGTTCAAGGATATTGGAAAATCTAAAGAAAACCAGACAATACTTAAAGCAGGAGTGTTCAAGACAATGTCGCCTAAGAAGGACTACAACGGTGCATTGCAATGGACAATCGGCGGAGATGTATTTGTAGGTATTAACGACATGAAACGTAGATACCTGGTTGTAGACGACGTATTCCAGGCAAAATCTGACTACCATTCTTATGGAGCGGCTCTAAAAACTGATCTGGGATACGATGTAAGACTGAGCGAAAGAACACATTTCCGTCCTTATGGAGCCTTGAAGATGGAATACGGCAGATTTAACAGCATCAAGGAAGACAGAGGGGAAATGAGGCTGGAAGTAAAAGGAAACGACTACTTCTCAGTAAAACCTGAAGTTGGAATGGAATTCAGATATGTTCAGCCGTTAGCAGTAAGAACGAACTTGACAGTGGGACTTACAGCAGCCTATGAGAATGAACTAGGAAAAGTTGGGGATGTAAACAACAAGGCAAGAGTGAGATACACAACAGCAGACTGGTTCGGAATCAGAGGAGAAAAGGAAGACAGAAAAGGAAATGGTAAGTTTGACCTGAATGTCGGCGTTGACAACACAAGATTTGGAGTTACAGTAAATGGAGGATACGATACTAAAGGTAAGAATGTAAGGGCAGGTATTGGATTTAGAGCTGTTTACTAA
- a CDS encoding D-alanyl-D-alanine carboxypeptidase family protein, translating to MVKRVKRVLVLGVAVLLASLIYAEGEQENGSVAPKESVTVREEKKSSPAVRENSERHSEVEHWAVKREGSKIGKSEKRNNIEKNNEHVKAANQKNLKDNKAKEVNNKNKSSKSNSSKPAPQKKVVKAIEHEQEGVSQYSGEVIKYIATTDGKVLKDKMSRQKHPIASLTKVMNILVALDQVDRGNAKLDDKVCFTSEIVNMGGSWLNAKAGDCYTLRDLLRAEIIYSANNAAYLVAYHIGHGNYDNFVKLMNEKAKELGMKDTHYYTPAGLPSSMTKKNMDISTAYDMYLLGKRAIRDERLRAWMKESELVLQNSEGEDVVYNNRNHLLDQFGIYGLKTGFHAQAGYNMIVSSKIGNLEIISVTLGNKTDSDRTEDQKKEFTQLEKRMIPVYKAGQEIGSKFKVKNAQQKEINGVLSSNVYQIDNTNYRFEVKDLQVTAEKQGISKGDVIGKLEVLSNDNKVVGTVDILAQNNYKQLSVFGRILRFVTFGMA from the coding sequence ATGGTTAAAAGAGTAAAAAGAGTTTTGGTTTTGGGTGTTGCTGTATTACTTGCGTCACTGATTTATGCGGAAGGTGAACAGGAAAATGGGAGTGTTGCTCCAAAAGAAAGCGTTACAGTCAGGGAAGAGAAAAAAAGTTCTCCAGCTGTAAGAGAAAATAGTGAAAGACATAGCGAGGTTGAACATTGGGCTGTAAAAAGGGAAGGCTCAAAAATTGGAAAAAGCGAGAAAAGAAATAACATTGAAAAAAATAATGAACATGTAAAAGCTGCAAATCAGAAAAATTTAAAGGATAATAAAGCAAAGGAAGTCAATAATAAAAATAAATCTTCCAAAAGTAACAGCAGTAAGCCAGCTCCACAAAAAAAAGTTGTAAAAGCGATAGAACATGAGCAAGAAGGTGTTTCACAATATTCTGGAGAAGTAATAAAATATATTGCGACTACAGATGGAAAAGTTTTGAAAGATAAAATGTCAAGACAAAAGCATCCGATAGCTTCACTTACAAAAGTTATGAATATCCTTGTTGCACTTGATCAAGTGGATAGAGGAAATGCAAAACTTGATGACAAAGTATGTTTTACATCTGAAATAGTAAATATGGGTGGAAGCTGGTTAAATGCAAAAGCTGGCGATTGTTATACATTAAGAGATTTATTACGTGCTGAAATTATTTATTCTGCCAATAATGCAGCATATTTGGTAGCATATCACATTGGGCATGGAAATTATGATAATTTTGTAAAATTGATGAATGAAAAGGCTAAAGAACTTGGAATGAAAGATACACATTATTATACTCCAGCGGGTCTGCCATCTTCTATGACTAAGAAAAATATGGACATTTCTACAGCTTATGATATGTATCTTCTTGGAAAAAGAGCAATTAGAGATGAAAGATTAAGAGCTTGGATGAAGGAATCTGAATTGGTATTACAAAACTCTGAAGGAGAAGATGTAGTTTATAATAATAGAAATCATCTGTTGGATCAATTTGGCATTTATGGTCTAAAAACAGGATTTCATGCACAAGCAGGATACAATATGATTGTTTCAAGTAAAATAGGAAATCTTGAAATTATTTCAGTAACATTGGGAAATAAGACAGATAGTGACAGGACTGAAGATCAGAAAAAAGAATTTACACAGCTGGAAAAAAGAATGATCCCAGTTTATAAGGCAGGACAAGAAATAGGAAGCAAATTTAAAGTAAAAAATGCTCAACAAAAGGAAATAAACGGTGTCCTTTCAAGCAATGTATATCAAATTGATAATACAAATTATAGATTTGAAGTAAAGGATTTACAGGTTACGGCTGAAAAACAAGGAATTTCCAAAGGAGATGTAATTGGTAAGCTGGAAGTACTGTCGAATGATAACAAAGTTGTAGGAACTGTGGATATTTTAGCTCAAAATAATTATAAGCAGTTATCTGTGTTTGGACGTATCTTAAGATTTGTAACTTTTGGAATGGCATAG